One genomic segment of Hevea brasiliensis isolate MT/VB/25A 57/8 chromosome 3, ASM3005281v1, whole genome shotgun sequence includes these proteins:
- the LOC131178554 gene encoding germin-like protein subfamily 1 member 7 yields MKGVHLLVAFLLLVLSSSYVFAFDPSPLQDFCVAINGSKDGVFVNGKFCRDPVLVTADDFSFSGLNIPRNTTNQVGSNVTLLNVDKIPGLNTLGISLARIDFAPYGGLNPPHTHPRATEILVVLEGTLYVGFVTSNPNRLITKVLNAGDVFVFPIGLIHFQFNIGNTNAVAFAALSSQNPGVITIANAIFGSNPPINPDVLVKAFQVDKNVVNYLQKQFWVNNH; encoded by the exons ATGAAAGGAGTTCATTTACTTGTTGCTTTTCTCCTTCTGGTTTTGTCTTCCTCATATGTCTTTGCCTTTGACCCTAGCCCTCTTCAGGACTTTTGTGTAGCCATCAATGGCAGCAAAGATGGTG TGTTTGTCAATGGAAAGTTCTGCAGGGACCCAGTGCTTGTAACAGCagatgatttctcattttctggtCTCAATATTCCTAGAAATACAACAAACCAAGTTGGGTCCAACGTCACTCTCTTAAATGTTGACAAAATACCAGGACTTAACACTCTTGGCATATCCTTAGCTCGTATAGACTTTGCACCATATGGTGGCCTAAACCCACCCCATACTCACCCTCGTGCCACTGAAATCTTGGTAGTCTTGGAAGGCACCCTCTATGTTGGCTTCGTCACATCAAACCCGAATCGCCTCATCACCAAGGTCTTAAATGCAGGAGACGTTTTCGtttttccaattggcctcattcaCTTCCAATTCAATATTGGAAATACTAATGCAGTGGCTTTTGCTGCTTTGAGTAGCCAAAATCCCGGAGTCATCACAATAGCAAATGCAATCTTTGGATCTAATCCACCTATTAATCCAGATGTTCTTGTCAAAGCATTCCAAGTCGATAAGAATGTAGTGAACTATCTTCAGAAACAGTTCTGGGTCAACAATCACTAG